CTTCTTATCACTTTGAGGCTTGAGACTCATGTTATCCTCTGTGCTTAATTACACCAGCAATCGCAAGAAGCCATTGGACCAGAATCCAGAAattgtagaagaagaaaaagaaaagtccaGGGAAGacaagaggaagaggaagaaccCGATAGAGATCAAGCAAATGCCGACTAACTTTGAGTACAAAATCAAGGGGATGCAGGGTTCGGACATCAAGCTCGTCATTCAAAAAGAATTGACCATCACTGATATGGAAGGTTCTCAGGATCGGCTTTCGATTCCAAGTGGCCAAATGATGCATGAGTTTCTAAGCAAAGAGGAACAAGTCATgctaaaggaaaaagaagccGATGGGATACATTTCAAAGGGATGGAAGTACCATTGATAGAGCCAGACCTTCAGGAATCGACCATCTTCTTGAAGAAGTGGAAATTGGGTAAAAACAACTGCTACATGTTGAGCAAGCCTTGGATAAAAGTTGCAAAGAGAAACAAGCTCGAGTCAAGCAATACTATACAACTTTGGTCCTTCAGAGGCAACCAAAGCCTCCACTTGGCCCTCATCAAGCTAGACAATTAGCTAGCTAGGATTTcctcctttcctttctttttctgtttgttttg
The sequence above is drawn from the Alnus glutinosa chromosome 11, dhAlnGlut1.1, whole genome shotgun sequence genome and encodes:
- the LOC133881220 gene encoding putative B3 domain-containing protein At1g05615, with translation MKNMTKITLDNLKSSPALCGDFNKMREEAIREVGDNPNEVDRRLTEMILPNLIMRLHVEKKNQEKKEEDSCNRKKPLDQNPEIVEEEKEKSREDKRKRKNPIEIKQMPTNFEYKIKGMQGSDIKLVIQKELTITDMEGSQDRLSIPSGQMMHEFLSKEEQVMLKEKEADGIHFKGMEVPLIEPDLQESTIFLKKWKLGKNNCYMLSKPWIKVAKRNKLESSNTIQLWSFRGNQSLHLALIKLDN